The genomic stretch CGGCATCCATGACGATCTCGCTCCATGCCAGGGTGTGGGCCTTCTCGTACTGGCCCAGTGCCGGCATTTTTGGTTCGTCCAGCAGCGGCAGGGCAACATCGGCGAGGTCCACGATGTCCACGCGGGCCTGGGCGGCCCCGGCTATGGGCGGCACAAGCGCTGCGGCGAGCTGGTCGCCGACGCGGACGGGGCGGACGCTGCCCACGATGATTTTGATGAGCGGGCTTTCGGTGGTGGTGCTGTCCATAGCTGTTTCCTTTCAGGCGGAGCGGAGTGGCTGGTGGCGGCTGCGCCGGGTGCTAGCCCCAGATGATCCAGCCAGCGGCAACTGCCGCGGCGACAAGTCCCAGCACGAGGCTGGGCGTGAACGGCTCCTTGCGGCGCAAGTGCAGCACAATCGCCACAACCATGGTTAGTGCCAGGCCGATGGCGGCAACGGGGGTGAGCCATGGCGCAATGCCTGTGGCCGCCGGCAACACCAGGCCAATTGCACCCACCACCTCAACCAGGCCAATCCCCTTGAGCTGGCCGGGCGTGACAAGTTCCACCCACTCCATCTTTTCGCGCACCTGGCCGTGCGGGGTGATGACCTTCATGGTCCCGGCCATGGCAAAGGCTGCGGCAAGCACGGCAGTGACGATCCAAAGGGCAACTAGCATTGTTTCTCCAAACAGAAGGTGACGAGTCGTTTCTGATTGGTGGCAACAATGAATGCGTTCGTATATATTCCGGCGCCGTCCTTGGAGTGGCAGTGCGGCCGCTCACAGGCCAGGCGGGGGCCAGCCTTCCTGGCCGAGTGCTGCCAGCGGTGCCAGGGCGATGAGTCCGCCCGCCCGGGTGGCAAGCCCGGGATCCAGGGCGATGAGATAGTCCGCCTGCAGCTGCCCGACGGCGATATATTCGGCCTCGGCCGTGTCCTCGCTGCCAAGCAGCGCCGCCACCCGCCACGTCTGGGCGCGTGAGACCCTGTCGTTGAGCAGGCGGATGCGCAGGGAGGTGATGTGGTCCAGCAGGTTCCATGCCTCAGCCGCAGGCAGTTCCTCGTTGCGCACGGCCCGGTACATGATGGACAGGCATTGTGAGCGCAGGGCCGACGGCGCCACGAGCTGGTGCCCGGCGGCGATGTCCACGTTGCCGCGGGCCAGCTCGATCGCTGCAGGCGGATCAATGACGAAGCGGGCCATTCCCCCATTATCTGCGACCGGCCGGAGTGCGGCAATGAAAAGGCCGGTTCGGGTGGTCTACCACCCGAACCGGCCCCTCGCACTGCCTATTTAGCCTTGGCGCGCTCCCCCTTGCTTTCTGCGGCGGGCGACCATGAACACGGCCCCGCCTGCCAGCAACATCAGCATGGCCAGCCCGCCGATCCGCAGGACGTTGGCGCCGGTGCTGGCCAGGTCGCCTTCATCGGCAGCCTGCGCGGTGGCGGACGGGTCGGCGGCGGAGTCGGTGGCGGCCGGGCTCGAGGCCGTGGCCGACGGGGCATCCGTCACCTTGGTGCCGCCGTCGCCGTTGCCGGTGCCGTTGTCCGTACCATTGTCAGTGCCGGACCCGTTGTCGGTGCCGTTGTCCGTACCGTTGTCAGTGCCGGACCCGTTGTCGGTGCCGTTGCCGTTGTCGGTGCCGGTTCCATCGCCGTCACCGCCATTGTCGGTTCCGTCGCCGTCACCGCCGTCGCCGTCGCCGTCGCCGCCACCCTGCTCACCCGGTGCAGCATCCAGGAGGACGGCTACCGTGCGGGCGGGAACATTGACGGTTCCGCTCGCGGCATCCCAGGTGGTTTCCTTGACCACGGCATCCGTGCCGTTCTGCTGGACGGGCGCGAGTGCGAAGTCCCGGCCCGCCAGCGTGTCAACGGTCTGGCTGGCGGCCTCGGTGCCGGCGTTGAAGACCACCAGCGCGCCGTCGAGCGCGGGATCCGCGTCTTCGCCCACCAGGTCGTCAATGCTCATGGTGATGAGTCCCGGTGTTGCCTCGGTGCCGCTGCCAGGGAAGGACACCTTCTGCTCGATGAGCTCGGCCGAGCCAAGGCGCAGCAGGTCAATCGAGGAACGCAGGCGCAGCAGGTCCAGCGCACCCGCCTCGGCGGCGGCGATGTCGGCCGGCGCCGGCTTGTTCGCGGGGTTGGCCAGCAGGGGTGCCATGGCTGCCCAGTGGTCGCCGTTGTCGGCCTTGGGCGGCAGGCCGGAGCCAAAGGTCGACTCCTGCCCGGTCCAGTCGATGCGGTTGAACCAGTCACCGGAGTTGTAGCTGTTGCGGTCCAGGGACTTGGAGCGCAACAGTTCTGTTCCAGCGTGCCAGAACGACGGCGTCTGGGCCAGCGTTGCGGTTGCCAGGGACAGGGTGTTCATGCGGACGCGGTCGGCCATGGTGGTCCCGGCCGGCAGCTTGAGCATGCCGATGTCGAACAGTGTTTCGTTGTCATGCGCATCAACGTAGCTGATGATCTCGTCCGGCTGGCTGGCGTAGCCGGCCTTGGCCCCGCGGTAGTCCAGTTCGGATCCCTTGGTGGGGTTGCCGTCGGAGGCCGTCAGCGTGTATTCGGCCAGGTTTCCGGCCAGGCCGAGCTTGACCAGGTCGGTCTGGTGGGCAAGCTCGGCCAGGGCCTGCTCCGGTGTGCCGTTGATCGCGGCACCGTTCGGGTCGGTTGCCAGGCCGGTGCCAAATCCCTGCTGGAACTTGGTGTCGCCTGCCACGGGGCTTCCGCCGTGCACGGCGTCGCGCAGCCTGTCGCTGAAGGTGCCGATGTGGGTTCCGCCCAGTTGGCCCTGGCTTGCCTGTTCAAAGAGCGCGTTGTCCGCGACCTCTCCAAAGTTCCAGCCTTCGCCATACAGCAGGATGGACTTGCCCTCCACGCCGTCCTTTTCAAGGGTCAGCGCGTCCAACGCAGCCCGGACTGCGAGCATGTTGGCCTTGGAGTGGTGCCCCATGAGGTCGAAGCGGAAGCCGTCAACCTTGTACTCGCGAGCCCAGAGGACCACTGAGTCGACCATCAGCTTTTCGGCGGCCTTGTGTTCGGTTGCCACGTTTTCGCAGCAGGTTGAGGTCTGCACCTTTCCATTGGCGTCGAGGCGCTGGTAGTAGCCGGGAACCAGCTTGTCCAGGACGGACTTGTCTGACTGCCCTGAGGCTGCCGTGTGGTTGTACACCTGGTCCAGGACCACCTGGAGGCCGGTTGCGTGCAGGGCACCAACCATTTCGCGGAACTCGGATACCCGGGCACCGCCCTCGGGGTTCACGGCGTAGGAGCCTTCCGGCGCCTGGAAATGGAGCGGGTCGTAGCCCCAGTTGTAGCCGTCAGCGTCGGCGATTGCGCCGGTGCAGGCCTGCTGTTGCTCGGACGCGGGGTCCATGGAGGCGAGGTCGCAGTCCGGAGTTTTCTGGGCTGCGCGGTCCTCCTCAATGGTGGCCAGGTCAAACGTGGGAAGCAGGTGCACGGTGTTGATGCCGGCGTCGGCAAGCTCGCGCAGCTGGGCGGTTCCGGCACTGTCCCGGGTGAAGGCGCGGTAGGTGCCCCGTTCCTCTTCCGGTACCGTGGTGTCGCCGATGGAGAAGTCACGCACGTGCAGTTCGTAGATGGAGCGGTCAACCTGCTTCTCGATTACCGGGGCGGCCGTGGTTGCCCACTGCTCAGGTGCCCAGGCGCGCGAATCCATGTCGACGGCCACCGAACGAAGCGAGTTGGTGGTCAGCGCAACGGAGTAGGGGTCCGTCACCTGGTTGGTTTCCACCTTGCCCGTTGAATGGGCGTAGACGTTGACTTCCCAGAGGTACTGCGCGTTTTCCTCCACCGGACTCGGTGCCGCAGTCCAGGTTCCGGCAGCGCCGTCCCAGGTTGCTTCGGTCCGCACGGGGTCACCCGTTCCGTCGGCAGGCCATGAAAGGAGCGTGGCCCGCTGGGCGGTCGGTGCCCAGAGTGCGAAGCTCGGGGCACCTGCAGTCCAGGCCACCCCCAGCGTCTTGTCGGCGAGGGCACCGGAGTACAGGCTGTCGAGCACGCCGGGGAGCTGCACTCCGGTGTAGGCGCTGAGTGCACCGCCGCTGGTCTGGGCAATCTGCAGCTGTTCCTTCAGCAGATCGGCGGGCGAGCCCGCAGCCTTTTCCTTGCCCACGCCGGCGGGGCGCAACACAATGTAGCCGCTCGCCAGTGTGGGGAATCGTGCCAGCTGCTCCTCGGAGAAGCCGGCAGGGTCGTGGGTCAGTGCCACGGCGTCGCCGCCAGTGACGGCGCCATCCTCCAGTTTCAGGGCGGCTGTTTCGGAATGGAACAGTTGCCAGGAAGCGTCCGCTGCCGGGACAGATCCCAGCAGGGCGGCGGGCCAGGCGAGGGTGTTTTGGTCAACCCACTGTGCCTGCAGCCGGCCGAGGCCGGGCAGCGGCGGATCCGCAACCTCGATGTCAAGGATGTGCGTTTCCAGCGTGTAGCGGAAGTTCACCATCTTGCCGTCGCTGGCGGAGAAGGAGATGTTGTCGCCGCCGGCGGCGCCGCCAACACCGTAGTTTTCATCCCAGCCCTGGCCATGTGTGACCTTGGTCGAGTAGTTTCCGGCAGGGATCTTGTCGGTGGAGAACTCGTAGACGCCGTCGCCGTCGCTGTCCTGCATGGACGTGGCGAAGCAGGCCGGCTTCCAGTCGGCAGAGCAGCCCAGGGCGGCCTGGAAATCACCGGCGAGGGTGACGATCGGGGCCTGGGAGGTGTTCTGCGCCATCTTGGTGGCGGGGTTCCAGAAGAAGGTGACAGGTCCGCCGTCGTGCGTGTAGCTGAGGTTCTTGGCGCCGCCGGAGGAATCTCCTCCGGCGCCATAGGCCAAGTCCCAGGTCCCGTTCATGGCCACCTTGTACTCGTACGCTCCGGCAGGCAGATCGAAGGTGCCGGTGTAGATGCCGTCCTCGTTCTTGCTGAGCTTGGCGGCCTCACAGGCTGGCTGCCAGTCGCCGGCGCAGCCCATGGCGAGGTTGTGGCTGCCGGGCACGGAGACCATGCTGATCTCCGGCTCGGGCGTTTCTGCCACCTCCGTTGTCACGGCAAAGCCCGCGGAACCAAACGTCGACGCGGCACTGTGGTTTCCTGCAGCATCAGTGGTGACTGCGCGGTACTCGACCAGGGTGCCCCGGGCGAGTGCATCGGCGTCATGGAAGACACGGGGCGCGGTGCTCTCGGCGGTGCCCAGCGGCGTCCAGTCGGCGGAGCCGGCCACGCGGTAGGCAAAGCTTGTCTCCGTCCAGGTGTTGGCATCCACCGTTGCACCCACGGCCGTGGCACCGGCCAGTGCGGCACCGGGGGCGGGCAGGGTCACGGCTGTTTCGGAGGCTGCTGCCGGGGCGGTGACGCCCTTGTTGGCCTTGTAGACAACGGCGCCCATGGGCGGCACGGTGACCGTGGCGGCGCCGGAAGCGTCACTGGAGATGGCCGACGTCGTTCCGTACAGCGGGGCGTATTCGGCGCCCTGCGTCAAGGTGGTCAGAGCAACGGACTTCTCCTCCGTGGCATTGTTCAAGGCAACAAGGTATTCCACCTTTTCGTCACGGTCCACGCGGGAGAAGGCGTAGATGCCTGCGCCGTCTTCTGCGTAGCGCTGGATTTGCGCGCCCTGCGCCAGGGCGGGGTTGTCCGCGCGGAGCTTGGCCAGCGCCGCAATGTGCTTGTAGAGGGGTGCGTCGGTGTCGAAACGGTCGGCGGTGCCGTTCACCTCGCCTGTGACGAGGTTCTGCTCCGCGTATTCGGCCACCTGGGTGCCAAAGAGGCTCTGGCGCGAGTTCTTGTCCTTGCCGTCTCCCGTGCCGGCAAAGCCCTGCTCATCTCCGTAGTAGACCACGGGCTGGCCGCGTGTCAGGTACATCAATTCGTGGGCGAGCTCGTCGCGTTCCAGTGGGTTCTGAGTGTTGTTCATGAAGAAGCCCACGCGGCCCATGTCATGGTTGCCCAGGAAAGTGGGCAGCGCTGTCGCGGAGCTCCGCGGCGTGGTGAAGTAGTCGTCGCCTGCGAAGAGGGACTGCAGGCCCCGGGCGGAGTTGCCCGCGGCGTAGCCAACGGCGCCATCCTGGAAGGCAAAGTCAAGGACGGAGTTCATGTCCGTCTTGCGCACGTACGGGGAAAGGATTTTTTGGTCGGCACTGTAGACCTCGCCGAACATGAAGAAGTCGTCCTTGCCCTGCTCATGGGCGTGGTCCAGGACAGCCGTGGTCCACTTTTCCCAGAACTCAAAGTTCACATGCTTGACGGTGTCGATGCGGAACCCGTCGATGCCAAAGTCAACCCAGTCCTTGAAAACGTCGATGAAGCCGTCAACCACCTTGGGGTTTTCGGTCATGATGTCATCAAGGCCGTTGAAGTCGCCGTAGGTTTCGGACTCCCCCGCCCAGGTGGAGTCGCCGCGGTTGTGGTACAGCGTGGCATCGTTCAGCCAGGCGGGCACCTTCAGGTTCTTGTCGGCTTCCTGCACAACAGGGGTGTAGGGGAAGCTGGTTGCCGGATCCATGTCCGGGAAATCCGCGGTTCCGGCGTAGTCCGCCGGATCGAACGCGGCTCCCGCGGCGTCCTTGTAGGGTGCAGTGGCCTTGTCCACGTAGCCGTAGGTGTTTTGTTCGTTGGCGATGACATCGGCCGTGTGGTTGGTGATGATGTCGAAGTAGACCTTGATGCCCTT from Arthrobacter stackebrandtii encodes the following:
- a CDS encoding DoxX family protein, with amino-acid sequence MLVALWIVTAVLAAAFAMAGTMKVITPHGQVREKMEWVELVTPGQLKGIGLVEVVGAIGLVLPAATGIAPWLTPVAAIGLALTMVVAIVLHLRRKEPFTPSLVLGLVAAAVAAGWIIWG
- the pulA gene encoding pullulanase-type alpha-1,6-glucosidase produces the protein MTHHLRARGSLALAISGALAASALLAPAITVASAHRANAADGRTFSLVGSLQDELGCAADWAPDCTDTDLAPTETPGIYSADFTLPAGSFDYKVAVNHSWDEAYGHGQDNIPLVLAGDSRIRVTFNDTTKLVGIQPLDLRGEYTADDDALVKAPVRQAGADENFYFVMTDRFNNGDTTNDEAGIAGGRLQSGYDPADKGFYNGGDIQGLRDKLNYIEGLGTTAIWLTPSFKNRPVQGEGADASAGYHGYWVTDFTQIDPHLGTNEELSALIDEAHAKGIKVYFDIITNHTADVIANEQNTYGYVDKATAPYKDAAGAAFDPADYAGTADFPDMDPATSFPYTPVVQEADKNLKVPAWLNDATLYHNRGDSTWAGESETYGDFNGLDDIMTENPKVVDGFIDVFKDWVDFGIDGFRIDTVKHVNFEFWEKWTTAVLDHAHEQGKDDFFMFGEVYSADQKILSPYVRKTDMNSVLDFAFQDGAVGYAAGNSARGLQSLFAGDDYFTTPRSSATALPTFLGNHDMGRVGFFMNNTQNPLERDELAHELMYLTRGQPVVYYGDEQGFAGTGDGKDKNSRQSLFGTQVAEYAEQNLVTGEVNGTADRFDTDAPLYKHIAALAKLRADNPALAQGAQIQRYAEDGAGIYAFSRVDRDEKVEYLVALNNATEEKSVALTTLTQGAEYAPLYGTTSAISSDASGAATVTVPPMGAVVYKANKGVTAPAAASETAVTLPAPGAALAGATAVGATVDANTWTETSFAYRVAGSADWTPLGTAESTAPRVFHDADALARGTLVEYRAVTTDAAGNHSAASTFGSAGFAVTTEVAETPEPEISMVSVPGSHNLAMGCAGDWQPACEAAKLSKNEDGIYTGTFDLPAGAYEYKVAMNGTWDLAYGAGGDSSGGAKNLSYTHDGGPVTFFWNPATKMAQNTSQAPIVTLAGDFQAALGCSADWKPACFATSMQDSDGDGVYEFSTDKIPAGNYSTKVTHGQGWDENYGVGGAAGGDNISFSASDGKMVNFRYTLETHILDIEVADPPLPGLGRLQAQWVDQNTLAWPAALLGSVPAADASWQLFHSETAALKLEDGAVTGGDAVALTHDPAGFSEEQLARFPTLASGYIVLRPAGVGKEKAAGSPADLLKEQLQIAQTSGGALSAYTGVQLPGVLDSLYSGALADKTLGVAWTAGAPSFALWAPTAQRATLLSWPADGTGDPVRTEATWDGAAGTWTAAPSPVEENAQYLWEVNVYAHSTGKVETNQVTDPYSVALTTNSLRSVAVDMDSRAWAPEQWATTAAPVIEKQVDRSIYELHVRDFSIGDTTVPEEERGTYRAFTRDSAGTAQLRELADAGINTVHLLPTFDLATIEEDRAAQKTPDCDLASMDPASEQQQACTGAIADADGYNWGYDPLHFQAPEGSYAVNPEGGARVSEFREMVGALHATGLQVVLDQVYNHTAASGQSDKSVLDKLVPGYYQRLDANGKVQTSTCCENVATEHKAAEKLMVDSVVLWAREYKVDGFRFDLMGHHSKANMLAVRAALDALTLEKDGVEGKSILLYGEGWNFGEVADNALFEQASQGQLGGTHIGTFSDRLRDAVHGGSPVAGDTKFQQGFGTGLATDPNGAAINGTPEQALAELAHQTDLVKLGLAGNLAEYTLTASDGNPTKGSELDYRGAKAGYASQPDEIISYVDAHDNETLFDIGMLKLPAGTTMADRVRMNTLSLATATLAQTPSFWHAGTELLRSKSLDRNSYNSGDWFNRIDWTGQESTFGSGLPPKADNGDHWAAMAPLLANPANKPAPADIAAAEAGALDLLRLRSSIDLLRLGSAELIEQKVSFPGSGTEATPGLITMSIDDLVGEDADPALDGALVVFNAGTEAASQTVDTLAGRDFALAPVQQNGTDAVVKETTWDAASGTVNVPARTVAVLLDAAPGEQGGGDGDGDGGDGDGTDNGGDGDGTGTDNGNGTDNGSGTDNGTDNGTDNGSGTDNGTDNGTGNGDGGTKVTDAPSATASSPAATDSAADPSATAQAADEGDLASTGANVLRIGGLAMLMLLAGGAVFMVARRRKQGGARQG